The Eleginops maclovinus isolate JMC-PN-2008 ecotype Puerto Natales chromosome 24, JC_Emac_rtc_rv5, whole genome shotgun sequence genome contains a region encoding:
- the LOC134860911 gene encoding beta-1,3-galactosyltransferase 1-like yields the protein MPSKVSCLYLLTVVCWASALWYLSVSRPSTSYVGQLAIPIRPKAVKNTTFTNIRTRSLNPHDFDYLINEDKKCESEPPFLVILISTTHKEFDARQAIRETWGDESSLPEMRVVTLFLLGRSTDGVLNQMVEQESQIFHDIVVEDFIDSYHNLTLKTLMGMRWVATFCSKAQYVLKTDSDIFVNMENLVFNLLKPTTKPRRRYFTGYVINGGPIRDMRSKWYMPRDLYPDSKYPPFCSGTGYVFSADVAELIYQTSLHTRLLHLEDVYVGVCLRKLGIHPFQNSGFNHWKMAYSLCRYRRVVTVHQISPEEMHRIWNDMTSKKHLKC from the coding sequence ATGCCTTCTAAGGTCTCCTGCTTATACTTGCTGACAGTGGTTTGCTGGGCCAGCGCTCTGTGGTACCTGAGTGTGTCCCGCCCCTCCACTTCCTACGTCGGACAGCTGGCTATCCCTATACGGCCCAAGGCGGTCAAGAACACCACTTTTACAAACATCCGCACACGCTCGCTCAACCCGCACGACTTCGACTACCTCATTAACGAGGACAAGAAGTGCGAGTCGGAGCCGCCATTTCTTGTCATCCTGATCAGCACCACCCACAAGGAGTTTGACGCCCGTCAGGCCATCAGGGAGACATGGGGTGACGAAAGCTCGCTCCCCGAAATGCGAGTGGTCACGCTCTTCTTGTTGGGCCGCAGCACTGATGGTGTCCTCAACCAGATGGTGGAGCAGGAGAGTCAGATCTTCCATGACATTGTGGTGGAGGATTTTATTGACTCCTATCATAATCTGACGTTAAAGACTCTGATGGGCATGCGCTGGGTGGCCACCTTTTGCTCCAAGGCTCAATATGTCCTCAAGACGGACAGCGACATCTTTGTCAACATGGAGAACCTCGTCTTCAACCTCCTGAAGCCCACCACCAAGCCCAGGAGGAGGTACTTCACCGGCTACGTCATCAACGGCGGGCCGATCAGAGACATGCGCAGCAAGTGGTACATGCCCCGGGATCTGTACCCGGACAGCAAGTACCCTCCCTTCTGCTCCGGCACCGGATACGTGTTTTCCGCTGACGTGGCCGAGCTCATATACCAAACCTCTTTACACACCAGGCTGCTGCACCTGGAGGACGTGTACGTAGGCGTGTGCCTCCGTAAGCTGGGCATCCACCCCTTCCAGAACAGCGGCTTCAACCACTGGAAGATGGCCTACAGCCTCTGCCGCTACCGCCGGGTGGTCACCGTCCACCAGATCTCCCCCGAGGAGATGCACCGCATCTGGAACGACATGACGAGCAAGAAACATCTGAAGTGTTAG